A genome region from Erigeron canadensis isolate Cc75 chromosome 3, C_canadensis_v1, whole genome shotgun sequence includes the following:
- the LOC122592184 gene encoding probable glutathione S-transferase — translation MGMVKLFATPSSPFSLRIVWALKFKGIDYEIIYEDLSNKSPELLRYNPIHKKIPVLVHNEVPICESLVILEYIDETWKDTSPYLPQDPFEKAKARFWAKFGDEQVIPSFYGYYMKQGKDQEEAKVTILANLKLIEELLYEKTFFNGETCGFLDLALGWLADCSGPLEVVTGLKLLDEYSFPNLCAWRKKFLQIPSKIESWPDQETLIVMYTKMKERRKSEK, via the exons ATGGGAATGGTTAAGCTTTTTGCGACGCCATCGAGCCCATTTTCCTTAAGGATAGTTTGGGCACTAAAGTTTAAAGGCATAGActatgaaatcatatatgaGGATCTTAGCAACAAGAGTCCTGAACTTTTAAGATACAATCCTATTCACAAAAAGATACCAGTGCTAGTGCACAATGAAGTACCCATCTGTGAATCACTTGTGATTCTTGAGTACATCGATGAGACGTGGAAGGACACTAGCCCATACTTACCTCAAGACCCCTTTGAAAAAGCCAAAGCACGTTTTTGGGCAAAATTTGGCGATGAGCAG GTTATACCATCATTCTACGGTTACTATATGAAACAAGGGAAGGATCAAGAGGAAGCTAAGGTTACAATATTGGCCAATCTAAAACTTATCGAAGAACTTCTATATGAAAAGACATTCTTTAATGGGGAAACTTGTGGATTTTTGGACCTTGCTCTCGGGTGGCTAGCTGATTGTTCTGGTCCTTTAGAAGTGGTAACCGGTCTAAAACTACTAGATGAGTATTCTTTTCCAAATTTATGTGCATGGAGGAAAaaattccttcagattccatcaaaaattgaaagttGGCCCGATCAAGAAACTTTAATAGTTATGTATACGAAAATGAAGGAACGTAGAAAATCAGAGAAATAA